A window of the Henckelia pumila isolate YLH828 chromosome 3, ASM3356847v2, whole genome shotgun sequence genome harbors these coding sequences:
- the LOC140891256 gene encoding probable U3 small nucleolar RNA-associated protein 11, which yields MSSLRNAIPRKAHKERAQPSMRRKFGLLEKHKDYVIRAKAFHQKEQTLQKLKEKAAFRNPDEFYFKMIKTKTVGGVHKPESQANKYTNEELMLMKTQDIGYILQKLQTEKKKIERLNGMLHSLDNQSSSKHVYYADDREEAREVRKKVSEQGKASALKDLPKVIVRKTESSYRELEARKRRLQDLEKIYMDMSMQKELQKNGRKRKLREDEVVNPTSRPVYKWRQERKR from the exons ATGTCGTCTTTAAGGAATGCTATTCCAAGAAAAGCTCACAAGGAGCGTGCTCAGCC GTCTATGAGAAGGAAATTTGGGCTGCTTGAAAAACATAAAGATTATGTCATTCGTGCAAAAGCCTTTCACCAAAAGGAGCAGACTTTACAG AAACTTAAGGAAAAAGCAGCATTCAGAAACCCAGATGAATTTTACTTCAAGATGATTAAAACAAAAACTGTTGGCGGAGTCCATAAACCTGA GAGCCAGGCTAATAAGTACACTAACGAAGAGCTGATGTTGATGAAGACTCAAGACATTGGATATATTTTGCAGAAGCTTCAAACTGAAAAAAAG AAAATTGAAAGACTGAATGGTATGCTTCATTCTCTTGACAATCAGTCATCATCCAAACATGTTTATTATGCCGACGACAG GGAGGAGGCAAGAGAAGTACGCAAAAAAGTTTCAGAACAAGGGAAAGCATCTGCTCTTAAAGACTTGCCTAAAGTTATTGTAAG GAAGACAGAGTCCTCATATCGTGAGCTAGAGGCTAGAAAAAGACGATTACAAGATCTAGAGAAAATATACATGGATATGTCTATGCAGAAAGAGCTACAG AAAAATGGTAGGAAACGCAAACTGCGTGAAGATGAAGTGGTTAATCCCACTTCAAGACCTGTGTATAAATGGCGACAAGAAAGGAAACGTTGA